The following proteins are encoded in a genomic region of Deltaproteobacteria bacterium:
- a CDS encoding TonB-dependent receptor — MDLFIFFVLSPLSIVYSPAFAQTHPDIEVLVTEKPEAKLDTAAQAEVLRPKDIAGVTLTVSDILEKATGVQLKQYGGMDDFSTVSIRGSTTDQVLIYLDGILLNTAQGGMIDLSFIPVDQVERIEVYRGGSPGRLADSTPGGAILIYTKGKPEKTENIIRNQFGSFTTYRGHIARSQALGDFYYNASYDRFQSEGDFSYLDNNGTRTNPTDDRILTRQNNAFAANNFTAIFGRERKLPSEQSEREGEAPMALPLDRALLAPIKETLNWKVFENFFQKGEGIPGLGSFTSTNAHLDTLRNFAHLKIDEEKWEGHFFFDFLNSRFQDPLGEIGLGVQDNDNFTFRGGPEFHINLLFPNQILSGFVAYRPEFFLPTNKNTAPEDGPLSQRHMIGIGIEDEFHFLDDKIILDPSLRFQTFINRLSGQDPSLPTTTPNNDVTNYELSAKVGVKISPWPFLSFKGNFYRGFRQPTFNELFGDRGTFVGNPGLQPEKGLNFDFGIAGHFRDVGLLDDLFVEMVYFRENINDLIQFLQTSQFTAKAQNLNEAQILGGEFSLSVRAFKNFRWTGHYVYQSAKDIGDGSSTRGKFLPGRPKNQVYMNAEYQYRFLRPFFEMQIISDNFLDSQNLLKVSHRQLLSTGIHITPTKWSEVSFSTKNLLNERIVDTVGFPLPGRSYWGELVLKL; from the coding sequence ATGGACCTTTTTATATTTTTTGTCCTCAGTCCATTGTCCATAGTCTATAGTCCTGCTTTCGCCCAAACTCATCCCGACATCGAAGTGCTTGTGACGGAAAAACCGGAAGCAAAACTTGACACCGCCGCACAGGCGGAAGTTTTGCGTCCAAAAGATATTGCAGGAGTCACGTTGACCGTTTCTGATATTTTGGAAAAAGCGACCGGTGTGCAATTAAAACAATACGGGGGTATGGATGATTTCTCCACGGTCTCCATTCGCGGTTCCACCACGGATCAGGTTTTGATTTATCTCGACGGTATTCTTCTCAATACAGCACAGGGGGGAATGATTGATCTCTCTTTTATTCCCGTGGATCAGGTTGAGCGCATTGAAGTCTATCGCGGAGGATCTCCGGGAAGACTTGCCGATTCAACACCGGGAGGCGCGATTCTCATTTACACAAAAGGGAAACCCGAAAAAACGGAAAATATCATCCGCAACCAGTTTGGTTCTTTCACAACTTACCGTGGACACATTGCAAGAAGTCAAGCCCTCGGCGATTTTTATTACAATGCCTCTTATGACCGTTTTCAAAGCGAGGGAGATTTTTCCTATCTCGACAACAACGGAACCCGCACAAACCCAACTGACGACCGAATTCTGACACGTCAAAACAACGCATTTGCGGCCAACAATTTTACCGCTATTTTTGGGAGAGAGAGAAAACTACCCAGCGAGCAGAGCGAGCGTGAGGGGGAGGCTCCAATGGCTTTGCCATTGGATAGGGCTTTGCTTGCCCCTATAAAAGAAACGCTGAACTGGAAAGTTTTTGAGAACTTTTTTCAAAAGGGCGAAGGCATTCCGGGACTCGGTTCTTTCACCTCCACCAACGCCCATCTCGACACACTCCGCAATTTTGCCCATCTAAAAATTGACGAAGAAAAATGGGAGGGACATTTTTTCTTCGATTTTTTAAACAGTCGATTCCAAGATCCACTGGGAGAAATTGGATTGGGAGTTCAGGATAACGACAATTTTACTTTTCGCGGTGGACCCGAATTTCACATCAATCTTCTTTTTCCAAACCAGATCTTAAGCGGTTTTGTCGCTTACCGCCCCGAATTTTTTCTTCCCACGAATAAAAACACTGCGCCAGAGGATGGTCCTCTGAGTCAACGTCACATGATTGGAATAGGAATCGAAGATGAATTTCATTTTTTGGACGACAAAATCATTTTGGATCCCTCACTCCGATTTCAGACCTTTATCAACCGTTTAAGCGGACAGGATCCTTCTCTCCCGACAACCACTCCCAATAACGATGTGACCAATTACGAACTCTCCGCGAAAGTTGGAGTCAAAATTTCGCCGTGGCCTTTTTTAAGTTTCAAAGGAAATTTTTACAGAGGTTTCCGCCAACCCACTTTCAACGAACTCTTTGGAGACCGCGGAACTTTCGTCGGCAACCCCGGTCTTCAACCCGAAAAAGGTTTGAACTTTGATTTCGGTATTGCCGGACATTTCAGAGATGTGGGACTTTTGGACGATCTTTTTGTTGAGATGGTTTATTTTCGGGAAAACATCAACGATCTGATTCAATTTCTACAAACTTCGCAATTCACCGCCAAGGCGCAAAACCTCAATGAGGCGCAGATTTTGGGCGGAGAGTTTAGTTTGTCGGTGAGGGCGTTTAAAAATTTCCGATGGACAGGTCATTATGTTTATCAAAGTGCCAAGGATATTGGCGACGGCTCCTCCACGCGCGGAAAATTTCTTCCGGGCAGGCCCAAAAACCAAGTTTATATGAACGCGGAATACCAATACCGTTTTTTGCGTCCCTTCTTTGAAATGCAAATTATCAGCGACAATTTCCTTGATTCACAAAATCTCCTCAAAGTTTCGCACCGGCAACTCCTCTCAACCGGCATTCACATCACCCCCACAAAATGGTCCGAAGTCTCTTTCAGCACAAAAAACTTGCTCAACGAAAGAATCGTGGATACTGTCGGCTTCCCACTCCCCGGCCGCTCATATTGGGGAGAGCTGGTACTGAAATTATGA